TTATAAAGGATGCACGGGCAGTAAATCCTCTTACACGAAAATTGAAGGACTCAAAAGATCACGTCCGTTATATGGCGGCTAAAGGGCTTGGATTTTTTCAGGATAAGGAACTTTCTTTCTCATTAATTCCCCTTCTTCGTGATGAAAACGAATATGTAAGACGGATTACCGCTGTTTCACTTGGAAATATGGGTGGAAATATTGCATACAAATATCTAATAAAATCGGTTGAAACAGAACAAAACACAAAAACAAAAGAAGCAATGGCTGAAGCAATACAAAAATTAAAGTTGAAATCAACTCAGATCTAAAAAAAATCAGATTTATAATTTAAGTTACTTCGTAACTTACATGAGAGTGTTGTATGAGAAAAAAATATCATGAACGTTTTAATAGAAAAATTAAGAAATATGAATTGAAAATTTCAATCAATCTATATCTCAAAAATTTCTTTTATCTCATTAAGACCTTTGTATGATGTTGAGTCAAGAGTTATAGGGGTTATTGATATGTTTCCTTTAGAGATTGAGTTTACATCTGTTCCTTTTGGTGCATTTTCATAAAGCGGGCCGTTAATCCAGAAATATGGCCTTCCACGCGGGTCAAGCCTTTTTTCAACGCCGGTTTCAAACAACTTTTCTGCCAGATGCGTTACTTCATACTTTCCCAAAAATGTCTTTGGAATATTTACATTTATCACATCACTGGATTCAGGAAACCCGTTTTTTAGAAGTTTTCTGCAGATATCAATTATTGCTTTTTTTGACTCTTCAAAATCAAGAGTTATATATTTCGGATCATCAAATTTGTCTCCCTGGTCTTCGACCTGAAGAGAAAATGCAACCGCCGGAACGCCATGATTTGCGGCCTCAAGCGCGGCGCCGATTGTTCCTGAAGTCATCACTGATTCAAAGGACAAATTTTCTCCTATGTTTACTCCGGATACTACAAGATCAGGATTTATCTTTAGTGCAAAAAGTCCGATGATGACAGAATCTGTAGGTTTTCCTCCAACAGAATATGCTTCTTTCCCGTTAATCTGCACTTTATTCGCTCTTATCGGTTCAAAAATTGAAATAGATCTGCCAACAGCACTCTGCTGTGTAGATGGTGCGACAACAGTTACATCCGCAAATGTTGTTAAGGCCTCATAAGCCGCCCACAGGCCTTCTGATGTAACACCGTCATCGTTTGTAAGAAGAATTTTTGGTCTCATAAATTTGTCCTTTTATTATATCCAACTCTCTTCTAAGAATATTTTTTTAATATCTTTTCAGGATTTTAATATCTTAAGATTTCGGATATTAAAGAATAAAGCATTAATGCTGGTTAAAGGTTTTTAAAAAAAAGTCCATGAAATTTATTTCATGTAAAAATTTCATGTAAAAAACGCAGGATTAGCGTTTTTCATCAGACAAAATGATGAAAGTCTTTTTGGAATTTTGACTTTTATAGCAACATTAATGAAAAAAAAGATATTTTAAAACCTAACTTTTCAGACATTTTTAGACAAGTATAATATCCTTTGCTTATATACAAAAAGGTTAGTTGTGTGATTTCCATGTCTGAGAAATATAATATAAAAACATGGTTTGCGGTTTTGGTTTTTGCTTTAATCTTAACAGTGCCGGCAGTATCAGCCGGAGATTATTATTATTCGCTTGATAAACCTGTTTTTTCACCTGAAGGTCTTATCTTAAACGGATTTACAGTATCAGCAGAATCTCCTGATATTTTTGTAGGGGATGAAATAACTGCAAAATATCTGCTTTATTATGAATCGACTATATACAACCAGCTTGTAATCGATCAACCTGGCGGTCTTTATTTTGATTTAACTGACCCTGATGGAAATACAAACAGATTAGGCCAGAATTATGTTGGAAAAACAATAGAACCTGGTGATTATTACAGTATAACAGAAAAATTTGTGCCTGACCGTCCCGGCATATGGAAAATTTCACCTGCATACAGAGTTATCCCCGGAAGCGGAAGCAATAAAAAATCCAGTCCTGATAACTGGAATACAGTAGAAATTGTTGTGAAAGGCATTGAAGCACCAAAGCCTGATCTTGTAATAGAATCAATGAAAGCTGATTTTAATCTGGAAAATGGTGTTATCTCCAAAATATCATATACAATAAAAAATATTGGAGAAGCTGACTCTGAATCAAGCAAATCAGTCTTTTTCACAGACGGCGCTAAAAACGGTACAGAAAGCAGTGTGGGATTCCTCCCTGCCGGTGAGAGTATAACTATTTTTGAGCCTGTCAATCTAAAATACACAGGGAGCACTACTCTAATTGAAGGATATGCTGACTATTACAAACAGATTGATGAGTCAGATGAAAATAATAATTTATTTGATATAATCCTTGAAAACCCGTCTTCTGACAAAACACAGGAAATTACAGTCACAAAAGACACAACTGAAACAACAACACAAGCTTCTATTAATTCTGAAAAAACAATCTCTGAAAATCAAAATTACAATTCATATTGTCCGGCACCGGATTGTTGTAATGTCTGTTTCATCTGTGGTGTAATTGGTCTTTTATCAATTCTTTTATGTGTTTTATCATTCACTCTCGGATATTATTACGGCCTTAACAAAAACTGTGAACGCGAAGTCCGCTGGTTTAGATCAAAAATAGATGTCTTAAAATCAAATTCAATATCAAACAAACAATCTGTACCGGAAGATGACGATATTGCCGAAAAAATGGAAGAAAAACTGGAACGGGCGATAAAAGATCTTAAAGACGGCAAAAAAGAAGATGAAAGCGTTGATAAATTAAAAGAAGATATAAGTGTCGAAAAGTCAGATGAATCAGAAAGCAACAAAGACGATAATAAAAATTCTGATAAAAATGAAAAACCAGATGCTTCATCTGATAAAAAAAGCGATACCGGGAAAAATAAAAAGAAATGAAAAAAGTGCAGATAATACCTTTTAAATTTAATTTTTATTTATTTTTATTTGATTGTTTTTCAATTTGAGTTCACTTCTCTTTTTTATTTAAGTTACTTCTTTATTTGAGTTCACTTCTCTTTTTTATTTAAGTAACTTCTTTATTTGAGTTCACTTCTCTTTTTTATTTAAGTAAATTCTTTATTTGAGTTCACTTCTCTTTTTTATTTAAGTAACTTCTTTATTGATTTTTAAAAATATGATGGTCTCAATCGTTATCCTCATGTGCATTAAAGTCTAAAAATTATACAGATGAAGGCACTAATTGCCGAATATACAGTATTCAATGAATCAGACCTTGCACCTGAAGGCGCCTGCATGCTAAAAACTCTAAGTGAGAGTTTTTTGCGTTTGGGCTACGAAGTAGTCTCTCCAAAAAAAAGCGATGATTTTGGAGAGGAATTAAAGCGGCTTTCACCGGATTGTGATGTAGGTCTTGTAATAGCACCCGATGATATTCTCTCACGTTTCACCAAAATAATAGAGGACAACACAAGAAATATTGGATGCGGAAGCCTGAATATTGCATTATGTTCTAATAAACGCCGGACAGGTGCGATTTTATCTTCAAACGGAATTGATGTTCCAAAAGAGATAAATGAAGGCATAAGGCTGATAAAAAAAATAGAAGGTGTTGACTCACAAAACATGCGTCTTTCTGACGAACCCTTAGGAGAGGGAGAATTTGGACAGGAGTTTATCGAAGGCGAAAATATAAGTGTCAGTCTGGTAGGAGGAAGAGTTACAGGCGATACCTGCCTTTCATTCAGCGGCAAAAGACCTCTTGTATTATCTGTAAACCGCCAGTACATAAAACGGGTCGGGAACAAATTCAGCTATCATGGCGGAGAAACACCCGTTCTTCATCCAAGATCTGATGAAATAATAAAAACGGCAATTAAGTGTCTTGATATTTTGGGATGCCAGGGATACACAGGTGTTGATATGGTTGTATCAGATGACAGAATCTGTGTCGTTGATGTAAACCCTCGTCCTACTACGAGCCTTGTTGGAATTTGCAGTATTATGAAAGAAGAGATTGCCGAAATTTTAGTTGAAGCATCAAAAGGGAATGTTTTCGATAAGGTTCACTTAGATGGCAAAGTATCATTCAACACAAAAGGGGAGGTCACAAAAATTGAATGATATTATTGGAATAGATGTGGGCGGCGCTAACCTGAAAATATTCAATGGAAAATCTGTTGCAATTCACTACTGTCCAATGTGGCAGAAAGCTCCGTTAAAAGAGCTCTTAATGGAGTATTCCGGAAAAAAAGCCGCTGTTGTTATGAGCGGGGAGCTTGCAGACGGCTTTTTAAGAAAAACAGAGGGTATTGAATTTATCTTTAACTCAGTAAAAGCCGCAATTCCTGACTCTTTGTTTTATGGAACAGACGGAAATTTTCATGACAAACCCGTATCATCACTTGCCGCGGCAAACTGGTTTGCATCCGCTGATTATCTAAGGGGAATCTATGAAGATAGTCTGCTTATTGACTTTGGAAGTACAACAACCGATATTATACCTCTGAACTCTTTTGATTCACTTAAAGGAATGACTGATCTCGACCGACTGAGAAACGGCTATCTCGTCTATACAGGCACGCTTAGGAGCACAATCCCGTCTCTTTTAAGAACAGTCAATGTTTGCGGACATGAAACACTTGTGAGCAGTGAATACTTTTCCCAAAGCGCCGATGCACATCTTGTTCTTGGAAATATTACCTGTGAGGACTATACAACACCTACTCCGGACGGTGCAGAGGTATCAGTTGATGCATCATTGCAGAGGCTTTCAAGGGTTGTATGCTCGGATTTGGATGAGATTGGAAAGGCCGGTGCTTTAGAGATTGCAGATGCATTTTACAATGAACAGATGAATCTGATAAAAAAATATGCAGATAAGGCAATTGAGAAGACAAATTCTAAAGGTATTATTGTAGCAGGAATAGGATCACATATAATATCAGATTTTTTTGGATGCATTGATCTTGGAGTGGAAAAAAATATGTTTTCTGATGCTTTGCCTGCCCGTGCTGTATATGAGGTGTCAAAACGAACAGGTATCTTCTGAGCATAATTATTCTTTTAGGCTCTATTGTGGCATCTTTAATATTCATACTATTAGGTCTGCCATTCTTGTTCATCTTTTTCTTACTACCTTTAATTCCATTTTTAAAAAGCAATAAAAAACAAAAATACTGCCCCCTCTGCGGTTTTTGTACTTCAGGCGATGAAATATACTGTCCTTATGACAAAACACCCCTTATTTTTTCTGATTCAGAATAATCAAAATTATATTCCTGAAACAAGGGTTCAATATACTTTTTTATAAACGTTCAAAAAATATTCCGGAAAGTTTTTTTTTTCACAGCCACTCGCTCTGAAATTTATTTTAAAAATCAATAATCTGACTTAAATCTGCCAAAATTGATAAATAATTGTTTAATCTAGTATTGTTCATTATGGGAATCATTGATTTTCTGAAAGGAATAAAAATCACCATCGGAAGCGGCGGCAGTTCAGGTAACAAAAATGACGATTATTATCATAATAAAGATCCTGAAATTGTGAGAGATTCTAAAGGATCAGATGATGATTACAAAGAATCTGCTGAGTCACCAGACGAATATGACTACTCGGATGATGATGATTCGGGCTCAGATGATGATTGATTAAAATCTTAAATTTTTATTTTAATCGGCTGTTTTTGATTTAGTCAGCTATTTTTTTATTTAATCAGCTTTCTTTTAATTTAAACAATAATTGAATGTGTAATTGTATCTAAAACCTAAAAAAAAGTAAAAACGGGTTAAATTTGTTTATCTTAACTTCACTCACTCAACCGGTTTTCCGCAATTTGCACAAAATTTTACACCAGGCTCTAAATCAGCACCACAGTTTGAGCATTTGGCAGAGCCCATAGGATTTCCACAGTTAGGGCAGAATTTTGCACCTTTAGGAACATCAAAACTGCACTTTGGACACTTAACAGTATCACCTGACTGAGGTGCACCACAGTTTGGACAAAACTTTGCTCCGGGACTTAACGGATGGCCGCATTTAACACAGGGGTTACCTGCACCCTGCTGATTAGAACCCTGTTGTTGCTGTTGCGGGCCTGAGCCAAAGGCTCCCGGCGCTCCGCCACCTCCTCCCATGCCTGCACCCATGGACTGTCCCATGACATTTGCCATTGAAAAGCCTGCACCCATGCCTGCACCCATCGTTGCAAAGCCTGCTCCTTCGCCCGGGCCTCCGCCCTGGGCGGCTCCCTGGCCAATATCCTCAATAGCTCTTCCGGTCTGGTACTGCATGTAGTTTACGCCAAGTGCTGACATTGCACCACGCTTATCAACAGCCTGCTGTACCTCTTCAGGAAGATTGATGTTTAAACCTGAGAACTTTGTAATCTTAAGACCATACTGCTCGGTCTCACCAGTAAGTTTGGAGATGCATAACTGCTCTATTTCCGAGAGATATGCAGGCATGTCCAAAACACCCATATTCTGTTTGGATTTTAACTCTCCTAAGGTGTCATTTAAGATCATTACAATCTGATCTTTAAGCCAGCCGATAATCTCGTCTGACTTTGTCATTCCCTTAGTGCCTACAAACTGGGTGATAAGAAGCATCGGGTCAGTGACTTTGTATGCATACTGGCCAAACACACGAAGCCTGACAACGCCAAAATCAACATCACGGAAACTCAAAGGCTCGGATGTTCCAAAGTTGGAACGGAATTCACGTTTCTGAACCCAGTAAAACTCTCCAATCTGAGTTACACCGACAACAGCCTTTCCAATGCTTTGAAGACCGGTGATGTTCTGCGTTGTCATTGCATATCTGTCAGGGCGGTCAAAAACCTGCATGGCTTTGCCGTCACGGAAGAATACACCGTATTCATCCTCCCTTACCATCACATTGTCATTCCACCGGATGTTTCTTGGAAGACGCCAGATGAGATTATCACCCTTATTTTCCTCAACCCAGTAAAATCCTTTTCTTGAGTCTGCACCGTTGATGTCGCTTCCACCGTGATAATCCGGTCTTTTGCCAAAAAGAGCCATCTAAAATGCCCCCAGATCTGCCATTGTATTATGTCTTTCCTTAAACACGTTTAAAAACAAAACAGCATTCTTCTTTGTCTGTGCACAGGATTTTTTCATAGACATGAAATCTCCTGTTTCTGCATCAAGAAGAATACTTTCTGCCTCCTGACTCATACTCTCAACAAGACCAATCATATTGAGATCATAATCATAAAGTGCCTCAAGCTGGTCTTGGTCAATTCTGTAATTGGGAGAAATTCCTGAATATCCCTGATCTGCATGCCTTACTTTCTTCTCTGCAAGCGAAACCTTTGATATAAGCTCACCAATCTCATTCATAACATCCAGGTTTAGTGCTTTTGCCGCAGCTTCTCTTGCATTTTCAAGAGGTGCAGATACATCAGTTTTAATCTTATCTGCAAGCTGAACTCTTAAGAGGCTGTCTGCAATCCTTAAATCCTCTCTCTTTCGATAACCACGAAATCCGGGGATTGCAAGCTGGATATTCTTTAAAAGCCCCCTGTCTTCTGTAACTCTGTCTCTTAAATCAACCATTTAATTCATCCCCTGATAAAAATAGGGGTTTACTTCTTAGAGTAAGTGTAAACCATGTATGCCAGGGCGGCACCCACAATTATTCCACCAAGAAGCGGTACAACCGGAACGTCAGGCCCGGCAGGGCGGGTTAGAATTGCAACTACACCTATAATTCCAAGCAGTCCTGCAAATCCTGCAAGATATACGTTTTTCTCGCCAATGCCCATTGCAAGAACTCCAAGAATCATTGCAAGACCTATAAAGAATACTGCTGCTGTGTAGTTCATATCCCAGTTTGATATCCATCCGACAAGGATAGAAACACCAAACATTAAAGCTACTGCAGTCCATCCCATTTGAAATCTTTTGTCATCTTCTTTCATGTAAATCAAACCTCCTAAATTCCCGGAGTGTATTTGTTTTTATTTCTATAGAACGGCATATAAATTATTCTATAGGAATTGATGTCAAAGTCATAATCTATCTCCTGAAGTGTTCCTGAGATATCGGCCTCATGCCTTAAAAACATAAACTCAGAATGCTGTTTTGCCGCCTCATTGTCAATTACAGCAGGAACTCTTGAAATTCCATTAAAACTTTGATTTTCTTCAATTACAGGTGGTTCAAGTGTGAAATCAACATTCCATTCTTTTACGATATCAGGTGCAATGTCGGCGGCACATACGAAAAGATTCTGGTTTCCTGCCATTTTTTTCTCACTTTTTATGAATCTCATGATTCTTCCGCCGACAATCTTTTCCTTATTTACTTTTATATCAACGTTTATAACCCAGAATGGCATGTACACCTTTTCAGAACCGCCCTCTTTTTTATACGCGGCAATTGTGCTGTCCACTTTTTGGACATCTCCATTTAAAAATTCCATAATATTTTCGCATTTACTGCAGATAAAGATGTTATCCCGCTCTTTAGAGGTAAGAGGCGTTCCACAGTTTGTGCATTTGAGAGTCTTTAAAGAAACCATGATTACTTCCTCCTAAGCAATATCTCAACATTTCCTGTTTTAGAGTACTGCTGTGCATCTGTCGCCTGTCCTGATTTTTTAAACATTGCTGTTAAGTTTATTGAGGGTTTTTGAAGATCTCCGACAATTATCTCTGATCTGTACCTGAACTGATAATAAGACATGTATAAAACTGTAAGTCCGACAATGCTTGTTGCAACAACAAGGCCACTTTCAGAAAGAATTGAAAATCCAAGACCTATTCCTGTTATTGCACCACCAATACTTCCTCCTGCACCGATAGAAAGACTCTGATAGAGAGGATCTCCTGGTGCTCTTCCGGATAAAATGTCACCTGTGACTCCGTCTGCGACTGCAAAGTAATCTCTGTCTGAATAGTTGTATCTTACAACCCAGAAAGGATAGAATATAAGCTCAAATGCCTTTGGATCAACAAACACTTTTGAAAATGTAACTTTTTCAATTCTTCCTCTTGCATTTGAATAAGTCATGTCAGCAATTTTTTTCCTGCCTTCTTCTATTGCCTCACTTTTTGATTCAGTTGCTTCAAAGGTTGGAATCTCCTCTTCTTCATAAGGAACAATATCACCTTTTAAATTTCGAAGATAAGAAACGCCAATATCTCCTGCATCGCAGGCAATTAATGTATAGAGATAATCAGAATCCCAGACATTATTGTAATAATTTTTAGTTGTCTTTCCATCGTCATCCTTGTCTTCAGAGTAACCGCACAAAATTGCCTTTCCTCTTCCAACAAGACGCCAGAATGGCAGGTATAATGGATAAGCCTCAGTTATTTCTCCCTTTTCAGGCAGATCACGTGCTTTAAATCCGCCTTCAAACCAGTTTTTGACAGTTGATACAGCCTTGTCACGGTCAAGGACCATCTTATACATGAATTTTGCTATTCCCTCTTTTGTTTCAAGAGAATGCACACTGTTGCAGAACGGACATAATACAATCTGTTCTCCTTCCAAAATCTCTACTCTTCCTCCACAGGAAGGACAACTCATTCCAAAAACTATTCTTTCTGCCATTAGAAAGCCTCCACAGCACTTTGTGACTCACCTGGCATTTCAGATGTTTTTGTAACCTTCATTGCAAAGTAATAACCTATGAAAAACGCTGCAATTATCAGAGCATAAAAAATAAAAGATACAATCATTCCCAAAAGCCCTCCAAGGAATGCAAGGCCAAAGCTTGCCATTGCTACAAGACCATAAGGAACTGATGATCTTGTTGGATAATTTGCAGAATATACTTTGCCTGATGATCCGTCAATTATAATCTTGTAGACCTGGCCGTTAAATTCATAGTCAATTTCAAATATCGGGAAGTATACTAAAGCCTGCTCTTTTCCAACTCCTTCAAGGTCGTTTATGTATGCATCCATACCGAAATCGACATCTAAGACTTTTGCATCACCTGGATTGAAGGATTCATCAAATATCTTTATGTCTCCTGCAGGAATTGTCAGATTGTTCATTCCCGGAAGAATTGTTCCTTTGGCAGGTTTTACATAGAACTTTTCTTTTCCGTTGACATCTCTTCTAAACTGGTACACCGGGAAATACTGCTTGTTAAATCCTGTTATTTTA
The genomic region above belongs to Methanomicrobium antiquum and contains:
- a CDS encoding HEAT repeat domain-containing protein encodes the protein MCDDAGVKEFISLLYNSDKTIRQNATKSLVECRQKSVLPLLNILDDPDWVVRYRAAEALGLIKDARAVNPLTRKLKDSKDHVRYMAAKGLGFFQDKELSFSLIPLLRDENEYVRRITAVSLGNMGGNIAYKYLIKSVETEQNTKTKEAMAEAIQKLKLKSTQI
- the surE gene encoding 5'/3'-nucleotidase SurE — encoded protein: MRPKILLTNDDGVTSEGLWAAYEALTTFADVTVVAPSTQQSAVGRSISIFEPIRANKVQINGKEAYSVGGKPTDSVIIGLFALKINPDLVVSGVNIGENLSFESVMTSGTIGAALEAANHGVPAVAFSLQVEDQGDKFDDPKYITLDFEESKKAIIDICRKLLKNGFPESSDVINVNIPKTFLGKYEVTHLAEKLFETGVEKRLDPRGRPYFWINGPLYENAPKGTDVNSISKGNISITPITLDSTSYKGLNEIKEIFEI
- a CDS encoding CARDB domain-containing protein is translated as MSEKYNIKTWFAVLVFALILTVPAVSAGDYYYSLDKPVFSPEGLILNGFTVSAESPDIFVGDEITAKYLLYYESTIYNQLVIDQPGGLYFDLTDPDGNTNRLGQNYVGKTIEPGDYYSITEKFVPDRPGIWKISPAYRVIPGSGSNKKSSPDNWNTVEIVVKGIEAPKPDLVIESMKADFNLENGVISKISYTIKNIGEADSESSKSVFFTDGAKNGTESSVGFLPAGESITIFEPVNLKYTGSTTLIEGYADYYKQIDESDENNNLFDIILENPSSDKTQEITVTKDTTETTTQASINSEKTISENQNYNSYCPAPDCCNVCFICGVIGLLSILLCVLSFTLGYYYGLNKNCEREVRWFRSKIDVLKSNSISNKQSVPEDDDIAEKMEEKLERAIKDLKDGKKEDESVDKLKEDISVEKSDESESNKDDNKNSDKNEKPDASSDKKSDTGKNKKK
- a CDS encoding ATP-grasp domain-containing protein; its protein translation is MKALIAEYTVFNESDLAPEGACMLKTLSESFLRLGYEVVSPKKSDDFGEELKRLSPDCDVGLVIAPDDILSRFTKIIEDNTRNIGCGSLNIALCSNKRRTGAILSSNGIDVPKEINEGIRLIKKIEGVDSQNMRLSDEPLGEGEFGQEFIEGENISVSLVGGRVTGDTCLSFSGKRPLVLSVNRQYIKRVGNKFSYHGGETPVLHPRSDEIIKTAIKCLDILGCQGYTGVDMVVSDDRICVVDVNPRPTTSLVGICSIMKEEIAEILVEASKGNVFDKVHLDGKVSFNTKGEVTKIE
- a CDS encoding hydantoinase/oxoprolinase family protein, whose amino-acid sequence is MNDIIGIDVGGANLKIFNGKSVAIHYCPMWQKAPLKELLMEYSGKKAAVVMSGELADGFLRKTEGIEFIFNSVKAAIPDSLFYGTDGNFHDKPVSSLAAANWFASADYLRGIYEDSLLIDFGSTTTDIIPLNSFDSLKGMTDLDRLRNGYLVYTGTLRSTIPSLLRTVNVCGHETLVSSEYFSQSADAHLVLGNITCEDYTTPTPDGAEVSVDASLQRLSRVVCSDLDEIGKAGALEIADAFYNEQMNLIKKYADKAIEKTNSKGIIVAGIGSHIISDFFGCIDLGVEKNMFSDALPARAVYEVSKRTGIF
- a CDS encoding SPFH domain-containing protein, which codes for MALFGKRPDYHGGSDINGADSRKGFYWVEENKGDNLIWRLPRNIRWNDNVMVREDEYGVFFRDGKAMQVFDRPDRYAMTTQNITGLQSIGKAVVGVTQIGEFYWVQKREFRSNFGTSEPLSFRDVDFGVVRLRVFGQYAYKVTDPMLLITQFVGTKGMTKSDEIIGWLKDQIVMILNDTLGELKSKQNMGVLDMPAYLSEIEQLCISKLTGETEQYGLKITKFSGLNINLPEEVQQAVDKRGAMSALGVNYMQYQTGRAIEDIGQGAAQGGGPGEGAGFATMGAGMGAGFSMANVMGQSMGAGMGGGGGAPGAFGSGPQQQQQGSNQQGAGNPCVKCGHPLSPGAKFCPNCGAPQSGDTVKCPKCSFDVPKGAKFCPNCGNPMGSAKCSNCGADLEPGVKFCANCGKPVE